A genome region from Schlesneria paludicola DSM 18645 includes the following:
- a CDS encoding RNA polymerase sigma factor produces the protein MLDEEQKSLFMTWLGEHGSSVMKVARAYTLTSEECQDLAQEILLQAWRSLPNFEGKANAVTWFYRVALHTAMNWHRKDRRRRLRQQPLLEVQALAAEDANSAEQCQHRDTVEQLYKAIQQLPQTDAALVLLYLDELSYGEMAEVLGISESNVGVKLNRAKKVLSELMKGESHGA, from the coding sequence TTGCTGGACGAAGAACAAAAGTCGCTTTTTATGACCTGGCTGGGTGAGCATGGCTCATCGGTCATGAAAGTGGCGCGTGCATACACTCTCACCAGCGAGGAGTGCCAGGATCTTGCACAAGAGATTCTGCTGCAGGCTTGGCGCTCCCTGCCGAATTTTGAAGGTAAAGCAAACGCCGTGACGTGGTTCTATCGAGTGGCATTGCATACTGCGATGAACTGGCATCGAAAAGACCGACGCCGACGCTTACGGCAGCAACCGCTGCTGGAAGTGCAAGCGCTCGCGGCGGAAGACGCGAACAGCGCCGAACAGTGTCAGCATCGAGATACCGTTGAGCAGCTCTACAAAGCCATCCAGCAACTACCGCAAACCGATGCCGCGCTGGTGCTGCTGTATCTCGATGAACTGAGTTATGGAGAGATGGCCGAAGTGTTGGGCATCTCTGAAAGTAACGTCGGCGTGAAGCTGAATCGAGCGAAAAAAGTGCTGAGCGAACTGATGAAAGGAGAGTCACATGGCGCCTGA